Below is a genomic region from Rosa chinensis cultivar Old Blush chromosome 5, RchiOBHm-V2, whole genome shotgun sequence.
CCAGCAGAAGTTCGGAAGATGGGAATTGCCATCAACGCAAGAGAAGCAACTATGAAACCAATGGTGTTCAAGAACTTGCGAGTATTAGTCACAGACAATATTCTCTTGGTGACTAAATGGTCAGCTACCACCCCACCTATATTTGAGAAAATAAACATGTTGAGATACGGCAACATCTTAGAAGAACCCATTTCCTGAAGGCTAAGTTGGAGGCCTAATTCAAAGTATGTGGGCAGCCAGTTCATCAACACGTATAAAGCATAATGGAACGTGAAATTATTAACCACGATTGCCCAAACTGGCAAACTGAGTAAAATTCTCTTCCATGGGATCTTGGCAGTTCTAGTGGAACTTCCTCCATTCTCTACTTTCAACTTTTGGTTTCCTTTGGTCGGCAACAAAGATTCCCCAAAACCAGCAGCTGTTGCTTTTGGATGTTGAGAGGAAGGTGGATCACTGGCATACTTGAACCACAGCAAAGACCACATGGCACCTAATGCTGCCTCAGCAAGAAATACGGATTGGGGGCCCCTGTACTTTACAAGGCTTggaaggagaagcattcctgcAGCTGCTCCTAGGTACATACCAGAAGTAGTAAGAGAAACAGATCTGGATCTTTCATGTGGTGGAACCCACTGAGCTAGAACTGTGTGGATTGAGGGGAAAATGAATCCTTGTGCAACGCCCACAAGCAACCGAGCAATCACCAAGACAAAGATTCGATTGGGGTCTAGAGGAACTAATGCACACGTAGCTGACCATAACAcaaatgaaagaagaagaacCTTCCTTCCCCCAATTTTCTGAGCTGCCCAACCTCCAGGTACTTGTGAACAAGCATAACCATAATAGAATGTAGAAAGAATTGTGCCTTTACTCGATTGGTTTACCCCTGCAGCATCGGCAGCAACAGTATATGCAATCGAAAACCCGACCCGTTCTATATAGCAAACAGACGTGCAGATGAAGGTCAATATGACGATTAAGTAGCGCTTAGGAAATTTCACCATCGTCATACTTCACCTCTAGTGACATCTATAAGTACTTACATTGCCAAATCGTCACCaatcttttcaattttcttcacaCAATTCAACAATCACAATCTCATCCGCTGCAGCAAAAAAAGAATGACGTGTTTAGATGACGGCTTTCGACAGCTCACTttttttcaccaaaaaaaagTGTTTCGGAGAGTAAGTGCAGCAGCATCACTAGCATTACAAACCAAATGTTGCGATAAGCTGACGGAAtctatagggaagaaaaagaagcaaagtAAATGAAGATTCCAGTTTACTCTGATCAAAATAAACAAAGCACATGACTAACAAGAACTACACAGTTGAAAACGCTTACAACAACTCGAAACTAGATCACACTACAAAACTATAATACACAAACACACATTCTGAGTAGATTGACGAGTTTTCTGATTAATGTAACTAACAAACAAGAGAAATGAAGTAGAGCATTGACTAATTTGGCTGAAAGATCCCATCTCAAATTAATTTCATGTTCATATGCAAAATCCCCAAAAATCTAGACAAATTAATCAAGTAAAGCCCAAAATGCACTCTAGATTACAAATGAGAGGACAGCAAAGCGAGCATTTCATCAAGATTCAGAGGCCAATTGAGAAGCTTAGATTTAGAAATTTGGCAACTGAAACTAGAGAATCGAAAGATGAGAAATGTGAAAGGGGTTGATGAGAAAGGAAATACCTGTAAAGCCATGGCTGAATCGTTCGTGTTTCAAGTAGAGAACCATGGCGGTCTCACTCTTGAAGGAAACGAAAAAGCCAACGAGATCTCAGAGCCGTCAAGCAGAGGGAGAAGGAAGACCAAATCTCGGGGTTTTAAGGGCTGTGAGTTGCTGACTCGTCGTTTCTATAATAAAtggttattttattttattttattttatagatAACATAATATCGCGTAAGACTACTAATACTCTATCTAGAACTAAGATAGAATCTTGAAGTATGCTAAAAAGTCGTCCTATTACAAAGGAAATGGAGTGCAGCTGGCTAGGAACGTACCTTGAGCAAAAATGCAAATCCTTGGTAACCATGATATGTTAGGCAAAGTGTTGCTTACGGTGTGTGGTCAATTTGGAAATAATACAATCTTTAGAAATAATAAAATCTCACTCTAATAAGACGCCTTTATTTTAGATAAATTTTACTCAAATGCtaatctctactactataaagcCAGGCGTGGTTTTGGtgtcaaaggcttcaccaaTTTTTTAAAGTCCCCAAATTGTCCACCACAGATACAAAGTTCAGTGAAATAAAAGATATCAAATAGGGCTATTACTGTAAAAGACtaataaaatgaaagaaaatataaatacgGAACTACACAACTGTGcggcagagaaaagaaaaggaaaaaaagaatttGCATGCAGTCGCACACGATCTGCAAACCACAGATAACTGCCAGGGAGCACGATCTAAACACAAACGAAGATTCAGACGTCGTGGGAGTTGATCGGAGTACATATGGCTCCAACAATACTCATCCCTCACTCAATTTACTGTTCATACAGAAAGAGGAGCAGAAAGAGGAGGGGAATTGTTTATCAAGTCGGCTGACAATTTTGCAGATTCACCTAAGGTCAGACTTGATAATTGTCATTGgataattttcagatttcaattttcatatgcactttttgggttttgatgggTTTGTGTATAatttttggggttttggttttcttgGGGTTAATGGTTTTCTGCCAGGCACAGAGCAACGACGATACTGGCATTGATGCAGGAAGTGGCGCAATTCTTAAGAACAAAGGTATGCCGAAATTTATTATCTAGGTGTCATTTAGCTTACATTTTGGGGTTAACTTTTGTTCATAGTTGTTTTCTCTAAATTTTGCAGGTATCTTGAACTAATCACTAATTTCTTTTGTTCCTGGTAATCGTTGCTCTCTGCTTTCCTGTTTTCCTTTTCCatgtatttaatttaatttagttTCCCAATTCCCAATTTCTATTTATTCCCTGTCATCACTCATCACTATGGATTATGCTTTCCATTGATTATCAATATCATCACTAAGGATGTTTTTTTAACCTAGATTGTGAATATTGTCTCAAGAATACAAACATGGCAAAGAGAACAGGTACTCTTATCCAGATTATATTTGATTTATGCAGTTACTTTTTCCCATTTATCTCAACCTGCGGTTGTattgttttggattttcttggcTTTTGCAACCTGTTTCTATAAATTCACAATCTAGAAGAATAGGGAAGAGATACAGATTGGATGAAATTGATATACCAAACACTGAGAAGTGAGAACATGCACTTATCCGATACTAAAGTGATCTTAGAATTGTTTATGATTTGTACTCCCCTATTATTAGGTAGGTTTGATGTGCCTCTAGGATACGGACATATGGGTTTATATATATCAGTATTGACATCGAATTCTACCTAAGTGAATCCAGTACTGGAGTCTATCATCAGTCTAGAGCCTGCTCAATATTacagatgaagaacaatggttTATATGAATTTCTTACTTTTTGGTTTAAACTTCATTGTTCTATAGGTGAACGTATTAATactaactctttccttttgttaCTTTCTTTCATTGGAGTGCAGATGCAGGACTTTGGAATATGATGTTGCTGATTCTTTGATTTTATATCATCCACATGTCTTTATAGGTAAAGGTCGTTCTGTTCAGTTCATGAA
It encodes:
- the LOC112165375 gene encoding probable anion transporter 5, translated to MTMVKFPKRYLIVILTFICTSVCYIERVGFSIAYTVAADAAGVNQSSKGTILSTFYYGYACSQVPGGWAAQKIGGRKVLLLSFVLWSATCALVPLDPNRIFVLVIARLLVGVAQGFIFPSIHTVLAQWVPPHERSRSVSLTTSGMYLGAAAGMLLLPSLVKYRGPQSVFLAEAALGAMWSLLWFKYASDPPSSQHPKATAAGFGESLLPTKGNQKLKVENGGSSTRTAKIPWKRILLSLPVWAIVVNNFTFHYALYVLMNWLPTYFELGLQLSLQEMGSSKMLPYLNMFIFSNIGGVVADHLVTKRILSVTNTRKFLNTIGFIVASLALMAIPIFRTSAGAVFCSSVALGFLALGRAGFAVNHMDIAPRYAGIVMGVSNTAGTLAGIIGVDLTGKLLEAARTADSSLSSPESWRLVFLIPGLLCVFSSFVFLLFSTGERIFD